In Maylandia zebra isolate NMK-2024a linkage group LG9, Mzebra_GT3a, whole genome shotgun sequence, the genomic stretch AAGTGGCTGTGTTGTAAATCTAgcatttagtgtgtgtgtgtgtgtgtgtgtgtgtgtgtgtgtgtgtgtgtgtgtgtgtgtgtgtgtgtgtgtgtgtgtgtgtgtgtgtgtgtgtgtgtgtgtgtgtgttttatagcATTAAACACTACAGAAGGCAATGTGGCCCCAAAGTGTCAAGACTGGTTACTCAGTTCAAGTTTCAAACTGTCTAAAATATTTGGACATCATTACCCACAAGTACCCGTATAGATAAGTATGAGATCTTTTTTCGTCGTAAAGGCCAACATCTCTACAAATACTCTTGATTTTAGTTAAAACTCATTTATTCATAGATACGTCTGTATTGGTCTGTATCCATCACCTCAGGTACTGCTGTTTTGCAATGCTACACTTACAAAACTGGGGTGGGACTTAAATACTGTATGTCTAGCTCAGTACATTTGAATCAAGCTGTGAATTTGGGTTTtgcaataaatcaacaaaaactGGAACGTAGAAATGTTTGGTCTGAGATTGTGTTGTACTTTCCAGGCCATAAACTTTTAGATACACATGCAAAATTGGATGCCACAATAAAGTCAAAGCTTTAAACAAGAAGCACTGTGAGAGCACAAACATCTTCCAAAGAAGCTCACTCTGTGGGCGCTACTTACTTTTAAGGGAATAATTTTGTATATAatactttggtttctttgatttttttttaaaaatatatatttaagaaGTTTGTAGTGCAATAAAAATCAGATAAGGGAAGCATAGCAgatatttactttatttacaagtattgatttgtaaataactGGACATGATTAACTCAAGCTTACTGTATAATATTATActttcattaaaaatgtaacacaTTTGGAGGTCAACTTGACAGATAGGCAGACTTGAAACgtaaaagtgaggtcagaggtcaaatgtgaatAATATTTAGATCCAAATTATAATGTGATAAttataatgtgatatttagaatccccCACATTGATATGATGTTCTAAATGTTTTCAGTACAAACAAAGGCAAAAGCATTTTTTAAGGAAAAGGCATAAGTTCTATGGTTTTTTGTCACTTTCCTGACTAATTAGTCATTAAGTTGACCATGAAGACTTCAGATGACCTCATTGGATATAAGATACATTTTAGTGGATTGTTAATACGACCCCGCTCTACACCAGTAAAAAGTTTTATCACATTGTGACAAAGTGGCTAGGACTGAATTCATTTACCATTTGTTACTTGCATATATTGTTATTTTGTGTTCTGTTATCTAATCATAATGCTTTAATGTAAACACAGCGCATGTAACCTCACCTCTGCATACTATCCCGGGTCTGTTTGTGGTAGTATTGGTTATACTCATTACAGCAGTGCAAATGTTCTCAAAGCTAAATGTCACTTCATCATTAGTTGATTTGaatctttcatttgtttatgtaGTTTGGTTATACTTGTGTGTTCCTTTGTGCAGGTCCTATGTGTAAAACAGGTATGTGGGAGGGGGGAAATTAAGAACACTTAAAAGAAGCTTGAACAGTCTGCAGATGCCATCTTCCTATCACTTTCCATGCTGCTTATGTTATGCTACCCCACACACATTAATTGAAACCTTTTTGAGCTATCATGTTTGCAGACAGAATCACACCCACATAATCACTACCAAAAACATCACCTCCATGGCAGAGAAGGTTTATGTTAGTATAGAAAGAAAAGTACGTGTGAGGAACACAGTTCCTAGTTACAGTTCTGAAAGTAAGCCTACACCTGACTTCTAAATGTATCTTTGGTGCTGTCAGTTCAGTATTTTCAGGTGTGCTCCTGACTTGATGGAGAGCTAAAGTCCATCAGAAAGAGGTCAGAGGTAAAAGGTTTGTGATAACCTACAGTTGGATGCATCCAGAATGCATCCAGAATGCATAAAGAGGATCACACATCTTCAGTCCCCAAAGCACTTTTGTAGTGTTGCTgaccactcaaagtgctttacactacaaGCCACATTCAGTTTTTTCACACAGCACTTTATGCTGCGCTCTATGCTGTGCTCTTTCAGCCACACTTATGGCTAATTCAGATTCACCATTGAATCTAACCTgatgtaaatgaaataaatacaaactaaaCCTCTGCAGGTGCACGCTGTCTAGTGTTTGTCAAGCAAAAAATTTGATTAATCAAACAGACTAATGCAGACAACTGATGAtatctgtttgacctgctcccctgctcccctcaggcaggaggctccggtccattcacaccagaacctctcgccataagaacagtttcttcccctctgctgttggacacatgaacaataaccatatgactgtccccgccactaacacatgaccctacgctgtgtcactgcatcattccatgtttggcactgatcaccacctgcactcatgtatatatctttcaacgtagcactcttaattcttattctcatgtatatatctcatgtatatctcatgcacatatctttctacgtagcacttttaattcttatccctacttttattttttcatgtctatttaagtgctatttatgacactatgtttgcactgaagcaccgcagcaatttcctaatgttgtaaacctgctcaacatttggcaataaacccctttctgattctgattctgattctgatatgcCACCTCCTAACCCTAAAAATATCCTTGGTTGAATATAGGATCATTTGCTATTGATAAAAGTTTATCCAATAAGTTCTGGCATATTTATCTTTACACTCATCCTGTACTTCAGTGAGCAGTGAACCATTAATACATTTCAGCGTGCTGCTTCCACTATGAAATCTTTTGTCCATTTCtcctttattgttttaaagACCATTTAATATgcatcactgctccatccatttcagcccaaattaAAGCTGTAAAGGCAAATACAGCCTAACCTGATGTATGATGTTGGAAGGCTTTAGTCTTGAATATCTGGGATCTACCTGGCTGCTAAGAATTAGACAAGAGAACTTTGGTTCAAATCTATTTGGGTCAGTTGCCCCTCAGGATATTCTAAAAATGCTGCCCAATTAGTAGAGCAAATTATCTGTGGCCGTGCCCCCTGGAGCTTGCAGGTAGAGAGAACGTGTGCTGAAAacctgaaactctgcacagcgCTGCCTGTGTCACTATGAAGATTTCTGCTGTTTTGTCCATTTCTCAAGCCCACATTCTAGAGGCGATGATCTCTGTTGAATAGTAAAAATGTTTGTTGGTATTTTTCCAGATGGATTTGTTTGCCTAaaggttgtttttgttcttataCAGAGGGAAAATCACTCAGAGATGATGAAATCTTACAGAATCTACCAGTGGGAACCACTGCCACCATGTATTTCAAAGATCTTGGTCCACAATTAGGCTGGACTATGGTACGATTAATTCAACAGGCATATtggcagttgttttttttaatctgtgacacattaaaaaagaaagtcatcttttcttctgttttcaggTGTTTCTTGCAGAGTATATCGGGCCCCTTCTGAGCTACCTCCTCTTCTATTTTCGAATACCCTACATTTACTCAAACAGATATGCACTTAGTTCCAGCCCCCACCCTGTTGTCACGTACgttgaaaatgaaatatcaacTACAGCACAAATTACGACAGGCCACGGCTAAATTAAAATTGTTCTATGATGAAAACATGCTATTCTAACTATTATATATACGTATACATGTACTATGCAAGAGAATGACCTGTTGCCAGAAGCCAGTCTTATCCCTCGGCTCTCTCTCTCAGACTGGCCTGCGTCTGTCATACCTTCCACTACACGAAGAGGCTGATAGAGACAATCTTTGTGCATCGCTTCTCACATGGGACCATGCCTCTCAGGACTATAGTCAAGGTGAGGTACGTCTAAAGTTAAAGAGGAGAGCCTCTGATAATAAGCTCCTCTCTTTCACAGTGTGTGGCCTCATTTTTACTGTCCTgcaccagtttttgttttttcatgttttaatgtttatttatagCTACAAGCATGTAGCACGTACCACTGCCAGTTTCCAATGCCCATCCACACAAGGTCCTTGAATGCACTATAATTCATGAATGTCATAATAAAGCTAAACAAAGCTTCGTTTGGCAATGCAGAATACAACTTGCAGTCTCTACACAGTATCTTTGTGAGGACTGGAACTTCACTGATCATTTTCACATTAAGTATTTATGTATGTGCTCATTTCGTCTTTCAGAATTGTGCCTATTACTGGGGGTTTTCAGCATGGTTGGCTTACTATATCAACCACCCTCTCTATACGCCTCCATGTAAGTCAGTCCGAGTATGCCACATACAACATGTTTTTCTCCTGTATTTTCATCATATCAAAGCCAAACTGTCTTTCTCCACAGCATACGGAGAACTGCAAGTCAACTATGCACTAATTCTATTTGTGGTACGTATACTAATAATTACACATGGCATATCACATATACAGACTCCTGatttgtttatttctgctctaGATGTGTGAAATGGGCAACTTCTCCATTCACTTGACTCTGAATAAGCTCAGGGGAGATGGTGAGTCGCTGAGCTTTGTTAACATTCATGGATGAAGCAGGGTCACCCATCAATTCAAATACTGTAAAATGAAATTATACATATGTAATCCGTTCACTGGACGAATTATCTTTGCAGGACCCAAGGGTAGAAGATTTCCTATGCCAAATAAGAACCCCTTCACCTGGCTTTTCTTCTTTGTATCCTGCCCAAACTACACATACGAGGTAACACGCAGCATTCAGAACGGTTTATCTAGCATTAAATTTTCATTCATGCTTGAGCATAATCTCACTTTCTGCTTGCACACTGGACATACACTGTAGGTTGGAGCTTGGGTGAGCTTTTCTATCATGACCCAGTGTCTGCCAGGTATGAGCTTCCTTTCACCTTTTGCTGTCACCAAGTGAGCATGTCCATAAATATAATCCATTGTGGAACTGTATGGTTGATGAGAAAGCCTGCATAGTCCTCTTGGTTATCCCCACATGTTGTATATTTTGTCTTTCAGTGGCATTTTACACATTACTGGGGTTTATTCAGATGACCATCTGGGCCAAAGGAAAGCACAGAGCCTACATCAGGGAATTCAAGGACTATCCCAGTCTCCGAGTGGCTATTATACCTCTGATTCTTTGATAAGGCTTAAAGCATGAACCTcatacaaagaaacaaagaagtcTGCTGCTGCTACTATGCAATTTTGTCTACAAATGAATGAGCCGAACTAGGAGGAAACAGAGCAATAATGTGGCTGTTTACGTGTTTAAGGCTTTAAAAAACCTTTAAAGTCAGCAATAATAGCAGTGTTTAATATCAACAGAAGATTGGATTTCTTTCTCAGAGGTTGATTTAGCATTGTGATAAAACTCAGAGTTCCTCCTGTCATATTAGCTACGCTTTAACATTTGGATTTTCTATGTTTGATTCTTTCAGAATATTAAGGAGTGTTTGAGAAACCAGCGAGGAGTGCTGACTGCATATTGGTTTGTTAGCATACGTTGTTGCTTTTTATTACGAGATGAAAGTTTTCTAGTTACATGTAAGTGAAAGAAATTGAgcatcctcatcctcatcatAAAGTGCCTGCGGAAGCAAACGAAGAAATTTGAAATGTCACAGCATCCATTTAAGAGTGCGACATCACTTTTAAGCTCTCAGGAGGAACGCTGATAAAGCAGGTGTTTAATCACGCTAAAGTTAAGCCCTTCTAATGCTTATCTCAGATAGTTTTCTCCAGAGAAGTGCAAACTGTACTGACGTTAATGTACAGAGACTTTATCAGGTAGTCAGTGATAAGCGCTGCAGTTCTCAAGCCTATATTGCCTAATCTCAGGTtaaaactgttctttttttggttATAAAAGTGAATGCAAGGTCTGAATAAAGGTCCACATCTTAAAGAAAACGCACTTCATTATTTATTATactctgcctcacagaaacacGTCATCATCTTCTAATGACACTAGGTGCTGCAAACAAATCATGAGGACAAAGcgcaaaaattaaaaatgaatggcaTGAAGAGATCATATTAATGAAATGTATTTAACAGCGCAAGAAGGATTTTGTAATGATTATGAGCTGTATTACACAGATCACCAATAAATCTCATGATGCTTCGAGTAATACTGCATCAATAAGGTGCTAAGCCTTTGCTTCTCTGAGCCCTTACTCCACATATCTAAAGAAGGCAGTGAAAGTGAATCTTGCTTGGCATCTGaagcaaaaatatatatataaacaatcTATGCTTTCTTTACACACCCTTTCTTTacaggttgtttttttcatatttcagttgcactgaagcaccgcagcaatttcctaatgttgtaaacctcaacatctggcaataaacccattctgattctgattctgattctgttaAAGGCCTAAAAGGTGAGCAGAACGTGGAACAAATAGCAGGCAGGCACAGAAATGCTCCACATTTTCCAAAAAGTCAAAGCCCGCTAACATTGTTTACTGGAGAAGCAAAATCGAGCAGCATGCACTTTTGCCACGAGTGAAATCAGTTTAAGGGATCGACTTCTTCACAGGCTGCGCTGTGAGGTTAGAAGATGCAACAGATCGACTGCAACATTCAAAAGACTCCATCAAACGTGGATTTAAAACACAAAGGACTTCTTTTCCGCAAAAGTCGGAAACCAAAAGTTCATCCTCTGTTGGCATCCAAAAAATGATGCGCCTGTCACTGGTGTCTGTTGGGTTGGGAGGGATTTTTCTGCAGACTGTCTCAAATCAAAAGGTGGCCCCGATTATGCCGACTAGCTTTCAGTCCCCTCAAAGTACACACATCAATAGGACTTTGAACACTGGCTGCCAATGACATAAAAATGATCTCTTCCAGCTGAGCTCATTAAATTAAGTTCACCTCCCCAAAGACTTGATGGGTGTGGTATCAATATATCGCTGGGCTCCAGCAGCTTTTGGATGCAATACAATACTTTCATCCTCTCTTGACTGCTGCTTGGCAAAATTCACAAACACCTGCAgggacaaagaaacaaaaacaaagatttgaTTAAAGCAGCAGGTTGACATACGCCATAAAATTAGGAGCCAAGGCACAAAATGCAAAAGGAGGTTAAAATATGACCGACGTGCAAAGTCTTGCAACATAATGAAATAgatcttttttccattttataaTTCATTGTGTTGTGCATTTCTGCACCTATTTACCTGGTCGAGAGTGGTTTGTGACACTGAGTAGTCCTCTATTTTGAGTTTCTCCTTATTAGCCAGGACCATCTGAAAGATCCTAGCCAGGGAGGATGAGGAGATCTTGTACTGTAGCGTGTTGTAGTGCTTCTCTCTCTGGATGCAGCCAGGGAAGGTACTTTCCATGAATGCTTCAGCAGGGTTCAAGTCTGGGGCACAACCGGGCTTAGACGCCCTGATCTTCATGGTGACCACGTAGCCATCGCCAAATCTAAAGTGTGTAAAAAGTCTGGCACTTTTAGTGAAATAGTTACTGAAAGATTGGTGGATAGGAAAGGAGGAAAATGAAGATCAGGTATTTtgttatatgaataaataataaagtaaaatgaCCAACTTGTATTTGAGATGCTGAATAGTTCCCAAACACTTGAAGGATCCATTAACCATAATGGCCAAGCGCGTACACAGTGCCTCACATTCCTCCATACTGGAAAGAAAATCATAACAATTAGATGCCGTGCTCACTCACATGTGTACACACAtaatacagagagacaggggaGAAATCAGACGATCAGAACAAGAAAAAGTGTCTTTGTAAGTTATTTGGACACCATACACTGCTAGTATTGCCTCAGCGTAAGTTGTAAAGGGCATATGTATTATCTGGACACTGGGAGTGGGGACTTTAAAGCAGTAGGGTGGATGGTTTTCCTGCAGGAATTTTTAAGTGACAAACGTATTACTTCCTGCTTCCTAGTGAGATTTTGTGCATTGGTTTAtggagtaaaaaacaaaattcattcACCAGGTGTGAATTCAAAATCCAAAGGAAAATAATGCAGTAAGGTTATCTCTGACTTATGGCATATGATTTACTTTTCCGTCTTCCTTTCTGCATTTTCTCTGGGAAAACAGCCCAGAGTATTAAACCCATGTTGCCCTATTATTGGGGGTACTGTACCAGAAGATGCCTCTAAGGCATGGGTGTTAAACATAAGGCTTGGGGACCAGAATTGGCACAGTAAAGACTTCAATCTGgcccactggacagctttggaaaatgcGAAGGAGGGCTTATATGTTTAGGCCTTTCGCTACTGATGAAGACCTGCTCTCTGGCCTTTCATACaccaaagaaattaaatataaataaataattaaatggcagaacttctttacactgacaaaaaGTGGAGCTTCTCTGGACCAGACCATTTAAGATCAAAGTGTGGTCTACAGTGTAAAGTTTGACATCTCTGCTCTAAAGCAACGAAACATGTCAGCATAAAACCCCCACGGCATAACACAGCTGTGGAACGTAGGAGTCAAgcattcagatttttttgctttatatgtCAGTTATCCATATGTATTTGTTTATGTTAAAATATATGCTTTACCTGTGTGACGTGAGGACCACGGCTCTTTTGTCCTGAATAACACTCATGATGGAGTTCCACAGAAAACGTCTGGAGAGAGGGTCCATACCTGTAGTAGGCTCATCCTAAAGTGCAGGAACAACAAACAAATTAGCTTTGGCACATTTGAATTTTGTCCATTATCTGCTTAATATTCTTATAACTGTAATATCCACTCATAACCCACTAATCCTGTTATTGTTGGACTCACCAGCAGCACCAGAGCAGGACAGCCAATCATTGCAATGGCTGTGGAGAGTTTCCTCCTGTTACCTCCGCTGTAGGTCCCAGCACTGTGACCTGCATATTCTGAGAGACCCAGCTTCTGGATGGCCCACTCTGCAACCTAAGTTAGAAGAAGATAAAGTTCCCCATTTCAAAATAATGTCACAATAAAACTTCATCCATCAACTGTCAGACCTAGTTCTGCATCTCACCCTGCTGATCTCAGACTCTGGCACTCCACGAAGGCGAGCGTAGAGGTGTAGGTGTTCTCTGCCTGTCAGCAGCTCATCTATGGCATCAAACTGAGGGCAGTAACCCATGTTCTGATGGACATCCAGGATATTggtcaaaatgctgtgagagaTTTATGCAGATAGGTGAAGTGTATCAAACCTTCTTTTTCACCCAGCATCAAAGAAACTTAAAACAACGGCGATTATCAGCAACTGAATGTATTCGACATCAATGCTCAAATTCAGCACGGAACAACTGCGATGTACAAACCTGTGACCTGCAACCGAGGCTTCTCCTGAGGTGACATTAATGTCTCCAGTCAACATCTTAAAGGTTGTGGTTTTCCCAGCTCCATTTACCCCCAGGAGACCGAAGCACTGTGGATATttggaagcagaaaaagacaGCCTTAGAGGTAACATACCGTACCATATATCAGTTTAACCAAACCTCTACAAACCTCTCCAGGTGATACTCCGACACAGATTCGGTCTACTGCAGGGATAATTGTTCCTGTGTAAGTCTGGTAAGAGAACATcagaacaaaaataaagctCAAACTCAAATCTTTCTCCaaaatcagttttctttttttgttgtccaCAGTGTGTCCTAATAAAGACTAACACTGACCTTGGACAAGTCTCTCACACGTAAAATGTCATTTGATTTTCCACTCTGATAAATTCGCTGTCTTTCCTCTCCAACATCCACGTCTTCATCCAAAATGTGAGGCTTTGGGCAATCGGGTATCCTGCCAGCGGGAAAAAAAATTGCTACTCAGTCATGGTTTGATTTGGTGTGTTATCTGGACAATGACTTTCATCACATGTGTAAATTTCAAATAGCATTTATTCATGTGCATCTAACAAGTTTGATAACACATTTACTTGCCAGTTATTCAGGAAgaagcaatactggaagagaaTATTAATGATGAAATAGATAAATCCCTCAACACCCATGCAGAACAGGTTCTTCCCAATAAAATCCCAGTTATAGGGATCTGGACTGTAGTCCTCACCTGAGAAAATGTAGAAACAAAATTCCTATAAATCCTACTTTCCCAGTTGGTGCTTTTCATGTAAGTTTCTCCAGCCTTTGTAATgtggaaaacactggaatgcatGAACCGTTAGATACACATCATTAATATTTCATGTTGCATCTTTAGTTCACATTTGCATAGCAATAATGCTGATTCTGCTCCAGGGGATCTTGTTGCCTAAGCAGTCTTTGCAGCAAGACTGCAGCTGCTTCGGGTCATGGTGGCAAATGTATGGTATGAGATTTCTGATGACCTCTTTATTAAAAAGACATTGTAGGATATTTTATAGCTACATGTATTTGAGGGGTATGAGTCTGTGTGGTTCATAATTACCAAAGCGGGCATAGACATCACTTATAGCTTGGTTCATAGCCATGTCTATGAGACCTCGGCCCAGGCAGTAATGGGGGAACATCAGCATCACCCTCTTCAACAGCTGGTTGAACCCATACAGAGCCTAGATAGAAACCCAACGTGTAATATTaagtttgacatttttttatttttttattttttgttaattaaGTTTGACATTAAAATTGGTTGAAGTGGTAGAAACAAACCTACTGGGCTTACCGTGTTGCTCTCAAACAGGTCCAGGATGAAGGTAATGGCACTGCTGTTGATGCCAATGAAGAGGTTGATACATGACAAAGAGACGTAGGCTGTGCTGGGAACACTGAACACGTATGACATGGGGTACATCATGGGTGTCACAGACCAGCTgagagagaaggaaggagaTTAGAAAAAGGATCAATTAAAGGGAAAGCCCAGTGCTTGATGCTGATGAGAGGAAAACGCTGCAATAGATcacgttttatgtttttttgacaGTATGTGCTCTCCAAATCTTtgccaaataaacaaaaatgctgCAATATTTTTACTTGACATGGTATTTAATGACCCAGCCGGGCAATGTAGTGAAAACCTGATATACACGAGTTTAATAAGAATTCAGTGATGCAGTAGCTCACATTTAGGCCAGATGATAGGAAATATTTACCAGAGAAAGATTATAAAAACTCTACCCATGTAGACCAAACTCAAAACCaatcaataataaaataatattagaatAAATATGTGATAGATATATGCAATATTAGAAAACCAGTCAGCTGTGAAATTAATTCAAGAAGTATGCTTGAAGTTTCCTTTTGATTCAGATCTactttcttcttgttttgtcTGTATTTCACAAGAATGCAAATCCAATGTAGCTCTTAGAGGACAGGCTGGAGTTTATGGTGTGACATTTAGTGTAATTACATTAGgttactgcaggaaacaaatgtCTATGGAAAACTGGAGACATCAGAGACTGGCTGCTTTAGATGTCATTTTTACTATTTTCAAACAATGTGGCTGTGACAATACCACATTATTACTAGTGACTTCAGGTGACGACTAATTTCTCAGTTGattaaaagagaagaaaaagttaGAATGACTAATCTAAAACTAAGAAACTAACTATCGAGCTAAATTAGAGGA encodes the following:
- the tecrl2a gene encoding very-long-chain enoyl-CoA reductase; translation: MYFKDLGPQLGWTMVFLAEYIGPLLSYLLFYFRIPYIYSNRYALSSSPHPVVTLACVCHTFHYTKRLIETIFVHRFSHGTMPLRTIVKNCAYYWGFSAWLAYYINHPLYTPPSYGELQVNYALILFVMCEMGNFSIHLTLNKLRGDGPKGRRFPMPNKNPFTWLFFFVSCPNYTYEVGAWVSFSIMTQCLPVAFYTLLGFIQMTIWAKGKHRAYIREFKDYPSLRVAIIPLIL